The genomic DNA ATGCCAGTGGAAGTATGGCTCAAAAAATTGGTGGTAAAACAAAAATGGACCTAGCTAAAGAAGCTGTAAATCAGTTTGTCTCTTCTATGCCGGAAGGATCAAATGTTTCACTAAGAGTATATGGACATAAAGGAAGTAACAGCGATAATGATAAAAAACTTTCATGTGGAAGCACAGAAATGGTCTATGATTTAAAACCTTATAATGCTGCCGATTTTAAAGCTTCATTAGGTAAATTCCAACCTACAGGTTGGACACCGATTGCTTTAGCAATTACGGAAACAAAAAAGGATTTTGAAAAAGCAAATAAGCCAGGACAAAATATCATTTATGTGGTAAGTGATGGAATTGAGACATGTGACGGTGATCCGGTAAAGGCAGCAAAGGAACTTCATGATTCCAATATTAAAGCAGTTGTCAATATCATCGGTTTTGATGTAGACAGCAATGGCCAAAAACAATTGCTTTCGGTTGCAGAAGCCGGCGGCGGAGAATTTGAAACAGTGGATACAGCAGAGGACTTCAAACAGGCTTGGGAAAGAGAACGTATTCGTCTGTACAATGAGTGGAGTTCTTGGAGTGCTGAAAATTGGAATGATGTATCAAGAGAACAAAATGAGAAAGAAAATGCTCTTTACAGCAATAAGTCAAAATTTCAAAACTTAATTTATGATGAAAAAGCTCATTTAACTGATGCCGAATATTATTTGCGAGACAAGGAATAAATTAGCCCTGAAATACTGGATGAAGTAGAAAGCCTTATTCAACAACGTCGTAAGATTTTAGATGAGTACCTTCAGGAAAAATACAAAGG from Bacillus methanolicus MGA3 includes the following:
- a CDS encoding VWA domain-containing protein; this translates as MKLDNGQKVSGTANIAILLDASGSMAQKIGGKTKMDLAKEAVNQFVSSMPEGSNVSLRVYGHKGSNSDNDKKLSCGSTEMVYDLKPYNAADFKASLGKFQPTGWTPIALAITETKKDFEKANKPGQNIIYVVSDGIETCDGDPVKAAKELHDSNIKAVVNIIGFDVDSNGQKQLLSVAEAGGGEFETVDTAEDFKQAWERERIRLYNEWSSWSAENWNDVSREQNEKENALYSNKSKFQNLIYDEKAHLTDAEYYLRDKE